One window of Penaeus chinensis breed Huanghai No. 1 chromosome 34, ASM1920278v2, whole genome shotgun sequence genomic DNA carries:
- the LOC125043843 gene encoding histone H2A — protein sequence MSGRGKGGKVKGKSKSRSSRAGLQFPVGRIHRLLRKGNYAERVGAGAPVYLAAVMEYLAAEVLELAGNAARDNKKTRIIPRHLQLAIRNDEELNKLLSGVTIAQGGVLPNIQAVLLPKKTEKK from the coding sequence ATGTCTGGTCGTGGTAAGGGTGGTAAGGTAAAGGGCAAGTCAAAGTCCCGCTCCAGCAGGGCTGGCCTTCAGTTCCCTGTGGGCAGAATTCACCGCCTTCTGCGTAAGGGAAACTACGCTGAGCGTGTGGGAGCAGGTGCCCCTGTGTACCTGGCTGCCGTCATGGAATACCTGGCCGCTGAGGTCCTGGAATTGGCAGGTAACGCCGCTCGTGACAACAAGAAGACCCGTATCATCCCCCGTCACTTGCAGCTTGCCATCCGTAACGATGAAGAGCTCAACAAGCTGTTGTCTGGCGTCACCATTGCCCAGGGTGGTGTTCTGCCTAACATCCAGGCTGTGCTCCTCCCCAAGAAGACCGAGAAGAAGTAA
- the LOC125043848 gene encoding histone H2B, which translates to MPPKTSGKAAKKAGKAQKSITKGDKKKKRRRKESYSIYIYKVLKQVHPDTGISSKAMSIMNSFVNDIFERIAAEASRLAHYNKRSTITSREIQTAVRLLLPGELAKHAVSEGTKAVTKYTSSK; encoded by the coding sequence ATGCCACCCAAAACTTCCGGAAAGGCTGCCAAGAAGGCCGGTAAGGCCCAAAAGTCTATCACCAagggtgataagaagaagaagcgcaggaggaaggagagctacAGCATCTACATCTACAAGGTGCTCAAGCAGGTCCACCCTGATACCGGTATCTCCTCCAAGGCCATGTCTATCATGAACTCTTTCGTGAATGACATTTTTGAGCGCATTGCAGCTGAGGCTTCCCGCCTTGCACACTACAACAAGCGTTCCACCATCACCAGCCGGGAGATTCAGACCGCTGTCAGGCTGTTGCTCCCTGGAGAACTTGCCAAGCACGCTGTTAGTGAGGGCACAAAGGCCGTCACAAAGTACACTTCCTCCAAGTAA